Proteins found in one Oncorhynchus keta strain PuntledgeMale-10-30-2019 chromosome 2, Oket_V2, whole genome shotgun sequence genomic segment:
- the LOC118399112 gene encoding mitogen-activated protein kinase kinase kinase kinase 3-like isoform X5 yields MNSCVDLSRRNPQEDFELIQRIGSGTYGDVYKARNVNTGELAAIKVIKLEPGEDFEVVQQEIIMMKDCKHSNIVAYFGSYLRRDKLWISMEYCGGGSLQDIYHVTGPLSESQIAYMSRETLQGLYYLHNKGKMHRDIKGANILLTDNGYVKLADFGVSAQITATLAKRKSFIGTPYWMAPEVAAVERKGGYNQLCDIWAVGITAIELAELQPPMFDLHPMRALFLMTKSNFQPPKLKDKVKWGNNFHHFVKLSLTKNPKKRPTAEKLLQHPFVSQPLSRTLAIELLDKSNNPDHTTYNDFDDDDPEPESPVSVPHRIRSTSRSTREGKTLSEINFGQVKFDPPLRKETEPHHEPDLQLEYGQESPSLMGENKSLLKSVEEELKQRGHMTHLETDDDDGGDDGDETQHKHSTIMRPKVPPPLPPKPKSICLPQESPSQGEDDGGGTIKRCPVPESPARTSSSNVPPRPPPPRLPPHRRSSLGNGLNSHQNGEKDSATERQSTMPPSVPIRKDKKDITKPISNGLPPTPKVHMGACFSKVFNGCPLKIHCATSWINPDTRDQYLIFGAEEGIYTLNLNELHETSMEQLFPRRCTWLYVMNNCLLSISGKASQLYSHNVAGLFEHARQMQKLPMAIPTHKLPDKMIPRKFAISNKIPDTKGCQKCCVVRNPYTGHKYLCGAFQSSVVLLEWVEPMQKFMLIKNIDFPLPCPLEVFEMLVVPDQQYPLICVAVSKGIELSQVVRFGTVNPNSTSSWFTEADTPQTCVIHVTQLERDTILVCLDRCIKIVNLQGRLKSSRKLSAELTFNFQIEAIVCLQDSVLAFWRHGMQGRSFKTNEITQEISDNTRIFSLLGSDRVVVLESRPTDNPTAASNLYILAGHENSY; encoded by the exons GTGAGGACTTTGAGGTGGTGCAGCAGGAGATCATCATGATGAAGGACTGCAAACACTCCAACATCGTGGCCTACTTCGGTAGCTATCTCCG GAGGGATAAATTATGGATCAGCATGGAGTACTGCGGAGGAGGATCTCTGCAGGATATTTATCATG tgACTGGGCCTCTGTCTGAGTCTCAGATTGCGTATATGTCACGGGAAACCCTCCAG GGTTTGTACTATCTCCACAACAAAGGCAAAATGCACAGAGACATTAAG GGAGCAAATATTCTATTGACAGACAACGGCTATGTGAAACTAG CTGACTTTGGTGTATCAGCACAGATCACTGCCACGCTGGCTAAGAGGAAGTCCTTCATTGGAACACCATACTG GATGGCTCCAGAGGTGGCAGCCGTGGAGAGGAAGGGTGGCTACAACCAGCTGTGTGATATCTGGGCCGTGGGCATCACAGCTATCGAGCTTGCCGAGCTGCAGCCTCCCATGTTCGACCTGCACCCTATGag GGCCCTTTTCTTGATGACAAAGAGTAATTTCCAGCCACCCAAATTGAAAGACAAAGTGAAATG GGGAAATAATTTCCATCATTTTGTCAAATTGTCCCTGACGAAAAATCCCAAGAAAAGGCCAACAGCAGAGAAACTATTACAG CACCCGTTTGTGTCACAGCCTCTCAGTCGAACCCTGGCCATCGAACTGCTGGACAAATCCAACAACCCAGACCACACCACATACAACGACTTTGACGACGACGACCCAGAACCAGAG TCTCCAGTGTCTGTTCCCCATCGGATTCGCTCCACCAGCAGGAGCACCAGGGAAGGGAAGACTCTGTCTGAGATCAACT TTGGCCAGGTGAAGTTTGACCCTCcgctgaggaaggagacagagcccCATCATGAGCCG GACCTTCAACTGGAGTATGGACAGGAATCTCCAAGCCTAATGGGAGAAAACAA GAGTCTTCTCAAATCAGTGGAGGAGGAGCTTAAGCAGAG GGGTCACATGACACATTTAGAGaccgatgatgatgatggtggtgatgatggtgatgaaacTCAACA CAAACACAGTACCATCATGAGGCCCAAAGTCCCACCCCCACTGCCCCCCAAG cccAAGTCAATCTGTCTGCCCCAGGAGAGCCCGTCCCagggagaggatgatggagggGGGACCATCAAGCGCTGCCCCGTACCCGAGAGCCCTGCCCGAACCTCCTCCTCAAACGTACCCCCACGCCCTCCACCCCCACGCCTGCCCCCCCACAGACGCAGTAGCCTAG GTAATGGATTGAACTCTCACCAGAatggagagaaggacagtgcTACAGAGAGGCAGTCCACCATGCCCCCTAGTGTCCCCATACGGAAAGACAAGAAGGACATTACG AAGCCTATCAGTAATGGCCTCCCACCCACACCCAAGGTCCAT ATGGGGGCCTGTTTCTCCAAGGTGTTCAACGGCTGCCCGTTGAAAATCCACTGTGCCACGTCCTGGATCAACCCAGACACCAGAG ACCAATATTTGATATTTGGTGCCGAGGAGGGAATCTACACTTTAAACCTGAACGAACTGCACGAGACGTCCATGGAGCAG CTCTTTCCCCGCCGGTGCACTTGGCTTTATGTTATGAACAACTGCCTGCTCTCTATATCTG GAAAAGCCTCTCAGCTCTACTCTCATAACGTAGCTGGTCTGTTCGAGCATGCCCGGCAAATGCAGAAGTTACCCATGGCCATTCCTACACACAAACTCCCAGACAAGATGATTCCACG GAAATTTGCCATATCCAATAAGATTCCAGACACAAAAGGGTGCCAAAAGTGCTGCGTGG tgAGGAATCCCTACACGGGCCATAAGTACCTGTGTGGTGCGTTCCAGTCCAGTGTGGTTCTGCTGGAGTGGGTGGAGCCCATGCAGAAGTTTATGCTCATCAAG aacATCGACTTCCCCCTGCCCTGTCCCCTGGAGGTGTTTGAGATGCTGGTGGTGCCGGATCAGCAGTACCCGCTCATCTGTGTGGCCGTCAGCAAGGGCATCGAGCTCAGCCAAGTGGTCCGCTTCGGCACGGTCAACCCCAACTCAACCTCCTCCTGGTTCACAGAGGCCG ATACGCCCCAGACTTGTGTTATCCACGTCACCCAGTTGGAGAGGGACACCATCTTAGTTTGTCTGGACA GGTGTATAAAGATAGTGAACCTACAAGGGAGGTTGAAGTCCAGCAGGAAGTTGTCTGCTGAGCTGACGTTTAACTTCCAGATCGAGGCGATAG TGTGTCTCCAAGATAGCGTTCTGGCATTTTGGAGGCATGGCATGCAAGGGCGGAGTTTCAAAACCAATGAG ATCACCCAGGAGATCTCTGATAACACGCGGATCTTCAGCCTGCTTGGATCTGACAG AGTGGTGGTGCTGGAAAGCAGGCCGACTGACAACCCCACAGCAGCCAGCAACCTCTACATCCTGGCTGGACACGAGAACAGCTACTGA